Genomic window (Tachysurus fulvidraco isolate hzauxx_2018 chromosome 20, HZAU_PFXX_2.0, whole genome shotgun sequence):
GTGttcataatataaatatgtattatgtAATAGTTATTAAGTTATATGGGTTTTTGATGGTAAGAGTCTAATAACTtcggaaacaaaacaaaaaaaaactgcttgcatcacagacacagacacagtgcaGCCCATTTTACAgctgtattaaaatgtattgtataataCCTCTATAACattcagccataacattaaagccACCTGCCAGCTCTTGTGTAGATCTGCCATGTCTCACCAAAACAGCTCTAGACTCCACATGACAAGTTAACAGCAGATAGTGAAGTGCTGTTAGTTGTTCCTCCATGGATCACATTTGTTTGTTCAAGTTCCTTCGCATGAAGGCCAGAACCCAAAATTTCCCAGCATAACATTGCCAAGACCACCACACTGCCTTCATTCCATGATGCCTCCTGGAGCCATTTCTTCCCCAGTTAAGTGAAGCAGCTAAGTGATTATTCAGACCACCAAGCATGGGTACTTTGACTGTTCTGTAGTTATGCAGCCCTTTACACAGCAAGCTGTGAcgcactgtgtgttctgacacctttctatcacAGCCATCATGaactttttcagcaatttgtgctacagaATCTCGTCTGTGGGATCAGACCAGACGGATTAGCCTTCACTACACACCTTAAGCATCCATgaccatcacaatttggccctcGTCAACAACAATCAGATCTTGCCCATTATTTCCTGCTCATAACACACTGAATGTTTATTTGCTGCctactatatatatttatatcccaCCCTTTGACAGGTACCGCTGTAACAAGATAGTTGCATGATGCTATTCACTTcctcagtggttttaatgttatggctgatcggtacagtatatattttacaattatatatttaagttGACTATTTATTGCTGATATACATAAATAGGATTATAGTTACCAGTCTTTACATAAATTTTACATGCAATCATAAAAACATATATGCGTACACCTTCATGCAGTTGTCCAGCAGCACAATTTGGCAGAAGCGCATTGAGTAAATATCAGGTTTGTTttcatataataaaacattatgaagTAAAACTGTGATGTATCCAAAAATATCCAGTGAGCATCAGTTACGATAGACaataagaaagagaagaaaggtaGAATAACCAGAATGATTTGAGCTTACATGGACGTGATGACAATCACTCTTTACGACAAGCAGAAAAGATCTTAAAATGCAGTGCTAAAACCTGAGGCAGATGGGAACATGTCAGGTTCTGCTCCGATAACAAGAGGCTACAGCCTCACTAAAACTCAACAGTTTTTGTATctgtgattttatgcattgtgctgctgctacatgattggccGAATGGATAATTACACGAATAATCAGGTATACATGCATTCATAATGAAGTGTGAGGTAAATGTATGCTCTATGGATAAATACATTGTATGTAGAATATTGTTTTAATAGTAAACACTCAGATATGTTTCATGAATGATACAAGTAAGATACCCAGTACCATGTCTAGAAAGACACCCATACAAACAGTTGATAAGACCTAACAACGTAAGCAAGCGTATTGATTGAACGTTTTGCGAATGTGTCTTGTAATTGAAATGTATAGAATTATATTACCTGTATCTGAGGTTCTTATAGATTTCTATACCCAGTATTTCCCCATGTTGTGCTTTTAGCTTCAAACTAATTTTTGTGTGTCATGGTTAACTTGTCTATGTATACAGTATTCACAGTTTCTACAATTAGGGTATACTGGTGGAGATcggatgtgttgtgtgtttgtgaaacaaGCCATCAGTGACAGAAAGTAGATCCAGAAACCACTAGTGACAAAAGTAGATTCAAAACATAATTTCAAGCTTAGTGCACGTTATTTGTGCTGCCCTGCTCGTCACGATCATCCTATATAAAAAGCTACATTTACTGATGCTAAAATGACACAGGTTTCCTCTGTCGCATGTAAGATGGGCTCCATACACTTACTCTCAtacagcagtaaaaaaaaagtccacataaacacagaaagaaagaaagaaagaaagaaagaagtaatATTGCATATCCAATCCACAAGGTGTGTCCTGCTCAGACAAACCTGGTGTAAAACGTTTAAATCACAGTATTGCAGCGATATGTTGATTATCTTTAGGAAGATGTGCTTCTGTTAATTAAAGCTGGATAGAAAATGTTTTCTTGCAGCATCGTTTAATCAGCCTGTAGTCCTTCGAAGAGGAGACGTCAAGGGCTCTCGTGCTTCATCGAAGGGTCGGAGGTCAGAGGTTGTATTCCAAATGTCACTTCTAATCACCTCTCTAGCGCATTTCTACCTCCATTGTGTCTTTCAGCTCTGATCTGTCGGTCCTCCGTGTCAGCGTGACATCATTCGCACAAactctgagtaaaaaaaaaagctttgctgCAGATTTGTCTAACATCTCAAACACCAGTGACTGAATGGTGTCTAGTAAAGGCATGGTGTCAATTACTACACTTTGTAGTACATTAGTGTGGAGTTTGGCATGCAGCCttagacacagagagactgaTATACACACATTATGAGGTGTTCTACAAAAAACACAGTATGatgaggaaaaacacacaccttcaaAGTCCACGTGTCCATCACCGTTAAGATCAATGTCCTTCACGATGTCCTCCAGCTCTTTACGTTTAATctgatgttaataaaaaaacaaagttaatATACAGACAAGTGGGATTGTACAGTAGATACaactaaacatttaaatgaagcTGTTCTTTCATACAAAATGACTCTTAAGGTCTTGGCGTACACACCCCAAGATCGAAGTTTACATCTACACACACTATCGAATTGTGCCTGTTCACCAGTCGcactttctcactttctttAGATGTCTATAACATGATTTTGTGTCATTGTTAATAATGGATTTTGGtaacaagaacaaaaatgagAGAACATGTGTAAAAGTTTGAATAAGGTGCCAAATAATGACCTTATAGACACAAATAGATGAATATATGATCAGACATTTCAGGGATCTGCAGCACATGAAAGCATTTGGAAAGACATGTATAGAAAGACAATATAGATTAAAGAAACTTGGGATAATGAAAGCTATAACCTGTTGTCCCAGCAGTTTCTTCATGGCTTCTCTGAGTTCGGATGAGCTGATTTTACCATCTCCATTAGAGTCAAACTGAAAGTATATGATTAAAAAGCCTGCTCACTTTCTTTACTACACATTCATCAATGCTGTTTAATCATGATTGTTCTGTTCAGGTTCACAATGACTTTGAACACCATAAAGCACGATTGTAATCAAACATACATCCACAACGTTAAAGATAAAGCAGATTTCTATTAGAGGAATGATATTCAGGtcattttgtgtatgtatgtgtgtgtgtgtgtgtgtgtgtgtgtgtgtgtgtgtgtgtgtgtgtgtgtgtgtgtgtgtgtgtgaattctgcATTGTTGCATATGTCCCATCTCTCAGTTTCTTGACTCTGTCTGTATTTAAGTTTATACCTCCTTAAAAGCGTCTCTGAGCTCCTTCATTCCGATCATATCGGCTGTTTCTGCTAAAAGTTTTGGTCCCATCAACTCCACAAAGTCCTCAAAGTCCACGTGACCTCCCACTGTCAGAACACGGAACAAACATTATACATTTTCAACAATTTATTCTGTTCTGTGCAGctattcaaacaaacaaacaaacaaacaaacaaacaaacaaacaaagtttttatttgaattcCATTTCATCTGTTCTGTACAGCTATTttagtttaaatgtaaaaatgtaattttatgttgcttttaaaattaaattctattatattgttttaaaattctGCTTTTACTCTTCAATTCCtaatctatttttattcaatttgaCTCTATTTTTTACAACACAGACAGTATTTTTTTGCATGCGTAATAACATCTGAGTGcgattctttttttatgttgtgatttttatttttgggtaAACTCTTTATTTAACCAGATGAATACAATTTGGACCAAAGCTAAAATGGCTGATGATGTTTCGTTATATGATCTAAGAGACATACTGTTCATGTTGACCTGCTGACTCAATTCAATCAGCTCCATCTCTGTAGGCATGTAACCCATCGTCCTCATGCAGACCCCCAGTTCCTTACAGTTAAGAAGTCCGTCTCTGTCCTTATCAAACTCTGTAAACGCGTCCTTGAGCTCTGCAAACACAAGAAGTCCAGATGGATAAAACAGACAGCATGTGACTAGCTTCAATGAAGAAATATATtagaataatataaacatttttgaaaGAATTGTTTTTCACTGAATCACTTTTAATTACTGAATCATTTAAAACTTTGAATCAGTTTGATTCCCTTCCAACATTTTGCCAAATGATGGTCAAATTAGAGAAAAGTAATTTTGATTAGTAAATTTTAATGGTCATTCTAAACAAACTTATTGTAt
Coding sequences:
- the cabp1b gene encoding calcium-binding protein 1b isoform X2: MGNCVKSPLNRLNKKDRRRSYKAVARDESGASSHTLASQNSTYVHSVLGPACIFLRKGFAESRQANRELRPEELEELKDAFTEFDKDRDGLLNCKELGVCMRTMGYMPTEMELIELSQQVNMNMGGHVDFEDFVELMGPKLLAETADMIGMKELRDAFKEFDSNGDGKISSSELREAMKKLLGQQIKRKELEDIVKDIDLNGDGHVDFEEFVRMMSR
- the cabp1b gene encoding calcium-binding protein 1b isoform X3, whose protein sequence is MKAEPQATPWHLKTPLMYTVCLVLRASFYARDSLRAGRLYNRELRPEELEELKDAFTEFDKDRDGLLNCKELGVCMRTMGYMPTEMELIELSQQVNMNMGGHVDFEDFVELMGPKLLAETADMIGMKELRDAFKEFDSNGDGKISSSELREAMKKLLGQQIKRKELEDIVKDIDLNGDGHVDFEEFVRMMSR
- the cabp1b gene encoding calcium-binding protein 1b isoform X1; protein product: MSSSLPKSESKTSLIGSSAHRQHQHPQHPGDTGNEEPAEGARGNTRNGGVRRGQKSQQEEERTRRKQSLNQPQSEKTSKPKDETNPSNPRKGSSQSAKTNPAPAREKTHEDLRPIIKSVFGQNRELRPEELEELKDAFTEFDKDRDGLLNCKELGVCMRTMGYMPTEMELIELSQQVNMNMGGHVDFEDFVELMGPKLLAETADMIGMKELRDAFKEFDSNGDGKISSSELREAMKKLLGQQIKRKELEDIVKDIDLNGDGHVDFEEFVRMMSR